A genomic window from Punica granatum isolate Tunisia-2019 chromosome 2, ASM765513v2, whole genome shotgun sequence includes:
- the LOC116195046 gene encoding uncharacterized protein LOC116195046 encodes MARMAISIPFLGLIFLCSFATLISGGRHGTYMKYKDPKQRIRVRVQDLLQRMTIEEKIGQMTQIERVNATQKVMRKYSIGSVLSGGGSAPAKHASPKQWLQMTNKIQRASLTTRLGIPMIYGIDAVHGHNNVYKATIFPHNVGLGVTRDAYLVKRIGAATALEVRATGIPYAFAPCIAVCRDPRWGRCYESYSEDHKIVQMMTEIIPGLQGDVPSKLRGTPFVAGKTKVAACAKHFVGDGGTVKGINENDTIVSSTELYNIHMPAYKDSIAKGVATVMASYSSLKGVKMHGNHKMLTSYLKNKLGFKGFVISDWQALDKMTYPPHSNYTYSVQASILAGVDMVMVPYNYTEFIDILTDLVNKKVIPMSRINDAVRRILRVKFSMGLFEDPIADKSLVKKLGCKKHRELAREAVRKSLVLLKNGKSVREPLLPLPKKAPKILVAGTHADNLGYQCGGWTIEWQGRSGNNLTAGTTILKAIKKTVDCSTKVVFKENPDSDYVKSHNFSYAIVVVGELPYAETMGDNKNLTLPKPGPEVIQNVCRSIKCVVVIVSGRPLVIEKYVPEVDALVAAWLPGSEGQGVADVLFGDYGFTGKLARTWFKRVDQLPMNVGDPHYDPLFPFGFGLETKPVSNH; translated from the exons ATGGCGAGAATGGCGATTTCTATCCCCTTTCTGGGACTCATATTCTTATGCTCTTTTGCGACTTTAATTTCCGGGGGCCGTCATGGGACGTACATGAAGTACAAGGACCCGAAACAGCGCATCCGGGTCCGAGTCCAGGACTTGCTGCAGAGGATGACTATAGAAGAGAAGATTGGCCAAATGACCCAGATCGAGCGGGTTAATGCCACCCAGAAAGTCATGAGGAAGTACTCCATCG GGAGCGTACTGAGCGGAGGGGGGAGTGCACCTGCTAAGCATGCTTCTCCCAAACAATGGCTACAGATGacgaataaaattcagagagCCTCTCTCACCACACGTCTCGGGATTCCCATGATTTACGGCATCGATGCCGTTCACGGCCACAACAACGTCTACAAGGCCACCATTTTCCCTCACAATGTCGGCCTTGGAGTCACCAG GGATGCCTACCTTGTGAAGAGGATTGGTGCGGCAACTGCACTGGAAGTTCGCGCTACAGGCATTCCCTATGCTTTCGCTCCATGCATTGCG GTATGTAGGGATCCAAGGTGGGGAAGGTGCTATGAGAGCTATAGTGAAGACCACAAGATTGTTCAAATGATGACGGAAATCATCCCCGGCTTGCAAGGCGATGTCCCCTCCAAATTGCGGGGCACCCCCTTTGTTGCTGGAAA GACCAAGGTCGCGGCCTGTGCCAAGCACTTTGTCGGGGATGGAGGAACGGTGAAGGGTATCAATGAGAACGACACAATTGTGAGCTCAACCGAGCTCTACAATATCCACATGCCCGCCTACAAGGACTCGATAGCAAAGGGCGTCGCCACTGTCATGGCTTCCTACTCGAGCCTGAAAGGGGTCAAGATGCACGGTAACCACAAAATGCTCACCAGCTACCTCAAGAATAAGCTCGGATTCAAG GGTTTTGTCATCTCGGATTGGCAAGCACTTGACAAGATGACTTATCCTCCTCATTCGAATTACACTTACTCTGTTCAGGCTTCAATCCTTGCCGGTGTTGACATG GTCATGGTTCCATATAACTATACGGAGTTTATCGACATACTGACGGATCTAGTCAACAAGAAGGTTATCCCCATGAGCCGCATCAACGATGCAGTAAGGAGGATTCTCCGGGTCAAGTTCAGCATGGGCCTCTTCGAGGACCCGATAGCTGATAAAAGTTTGGTCAAGAAGCTTGGTTGTAAG AAGCACCGAGAATTGGCCCGGGAGGCTGTGAGGAAATCGCTGGTGCTGCTGAAGAACGGGAAGTCAGTCAGGGAGCCGCTGCTGCCCCTCCCCAAGAAGGCGCCGAAGATTCTGGTGGCAGGGACTCATGCTGACAATTTGGGTTACCAATGCGGCGGCTGGACCATAGAGTGGCAGGGCCGCAGTGGCAACAACCTCACTGCCG GAACTACCATCCTCAAGGCGATCAAGAAAACCGTTGATTGCTCCACGAAGGTTGTCTTCAAGGAGAATCCTGACTCTGACTACGTTAAGTCCCACAACTTCTCCTACGCCATCGTGGTCGTAGGTGAGCTTCCCTACGCCGAGACCATGGGGGACAACAAGAACCTTACCCTACCTAAGCCCGGGCCCGAGGTGATCCAGAACGTCTGCAGGTCCATCAAGTGCGTAGTGGTGATTGTCTCTGGGCGGCCTCTGGTGATCGAGAAGTATGTGCCCGAAGTAGATGCCCTTGTGGCTGCGTGGCTCCCGGGAAGCGAAGGCCAGGGCGTGGCCGATGTCCTGTTCGGCGACTATGGCTTCACCGGCAAGCTTGCCAGGACCTGGTTCAAGAGGGTTGATCAGCTACCGATGAATGTAGGTGACCCCCACTACGACCCACTCTTCCCGTTCGGATTCGGGCTTGAGACCAAGCCAGTGTCCAATCACTGA